A genomic stretch from Anaerolinea thermophila UNI-1 includes:
- a CDS encoding polyprenyl synthetase family protein, whose product MTSAVSFMVSIQDDLRAVETLMRSQADERYPDLQSALDLLLSAGGKRIRPTLTLLAGKMLRAKGEPLLHLAAAIEMLHTATLVHDDLIDGSLLRRGMPTLNSRWSPGATVLTGDYLFARAANLAAQTDSIPVMKLFSETLSIIVGGELTQMFSTRCKADRTNYYQRIYAKTASLFETSAKSAALLCLTSELHTEALRAYGYSVGMAFQIIDDILDYTGEQATLGKPIGSDLRQGLVTLPAIYFAEMHPEHPLTINLIEGNCIQDQDVLDELIGAIRSSKAIQQSHQEAIQFVETALNHLSIFDPCPERLALEELAHHVVDRKF is encoded by the coding sequence TTGACCTCTGCTGTTTCTTTTATGGTTTCTATACAGGACGACCTGCGTGCAGTTGAAACCTTAATGCGCTCGCAGGCAGATGAACGCTATCCTGATTTACAGTCAGCGTTGGATTTGCTTTTGAGTGCTGGCGGAAAACGTATTCGCCCCACTTTAACCCTGCTGGCGGGTAAAATGTTAAGGGCAAAGGGCGAGCCCTTGCTTCATCTCGCCGCTGCTATTGAAATGCTCCATACTGCCACCCTCGTCCACGATGATTTAATTGATGGTTCATTGCTTCGCCGAGGAATGCCCACGCTTAACTCGCGCTGGTCACCCGGAGCAACTGTATTAACAGGCGATTACCTCTTCGCCCGTGCGGCCAATCTGGCGGCACAAACCGACTCCATTCCGGTGATGAAACTCTTTTCCGAAACCCTTTCGATTATTGTAGGCGGTGAATTAACCCAAATGTTTAGCACCCGCTGCAAGGCAGATAGAACTAATTACTACCAGCGAATTTACGCAAAAACCGCCTCTCTCTTTGAGACCTCCGCAAAATCTGCCGCGTTATTATGTCTTACCTCTGAACTGCACACAGAAGCCTTACGCGCGTACGGATATTCTGTTGGAATGGCTTTTCAGATCATTGATGACATCCTAGATTACACAGGAGAGCAGGCAACGCTTGGCAAACCTATTGGAAGTGACCTGCGGCAAGGACTTGTTACTCTCCCCGCCATCTATTTTGCTGAAATGCACCCGGAACATCCCTTAACCATCAATCTTATCGAGGGAAACTGCATTCAAGACCAGGATGTCCTGGATGAACTAATTGGCGCCATTCGCTCGAGTAAAGCCATTCAACAAAGCCATCAAGAAGCAATCCAATTTGTCGAAACAGCGCTAAATCATCTGAGCATATTCGATCCATGCCCTGAACGTTTGGCACTGGAAG
- a CDS encoding TatD family hydrolase, with the protein MNKAYLADTHCHLNFNTFESDLEEVLERAFETGVQKILVPGIDVETSIRAVEIAQQYSPQVFAAVGIHPNSAGDCWSQTAFSEIVELSKAPWVVAIGEIGLDYYRNYTPANVQREAFEAQLELSEKRGLPVVIHNRKAEDDLLQILQTWVSAKNLSKPSGVWHSFEGPLELAHQVIELGFYLGVSGPITFKNADEKKRVVRAIPVERLLIETDSPYLTPHPHRGKRNEPMFVSLVAEELANQFNLPLTEIWQITTRNATSLFLWES; encoded by the coding sequence ATGAACAAAGCCTATCTAGCAGATACTCATTGCCACCTGAACTTTAACACATTTGAGTCGGATTTGGAGGAGGTACTGGAGCGTGCCTTCGAGACGGGCGTTCAAAAAATCCTTGTCCCTGGCATTGATGTCGAGACAAGCATTCGAGCGGTGGAAATTGCCCAGCAGTATTCACCACAGGTTTTCGCCGCTGTTGGGATTCATCCGAACAGTGCTGGAGATTGCTGGTCTCAAACGGCATTTTCGGAAATCGTCGAATTAAGCAAAGCCCCCTGGGTGGTTGCGATTGGTGAAATCGGGTTGGATTATTATCGTAATTACACTCCAGCAAACGTCCAGAGAGAGGCTTTTGAGGCACAACTTGAGTTGTCTGAAAAACGCGGTTTGCCGGTCGTGATTCATAATCGGAAGGCTGAAGATGACCTCCTCCAGATTCTCCAAACATGGGTGAGTGCAAAGAACCTGTCCAAACCCTCAGGGGTTTGGCATTCTTTTGAAGGACCGCTGGAACTTGCACATCAGGTGATTGAACTGGGTTTTTATCTGGGCGTTTCAGGACCAATCACCTTTAAGAACGCGGATGAGAAAAAACGCGTTGTCAGGGCAATACCTGTGGAAAGGCTTTTAATTGAAACCGATTCGCCTTACCTGACACCTCATCCGCATCGAGGAAAGAGAAATGAACCCATGTTCGTCTCGCTGGTTGCGGAAGAACTGGCAAACCAGTTCAACCTGCCACTGACGGAAATCTGGCAAATAACAACCCGGAATGCAACTTCGCTCTTTTTATGGGAGAGTTAA
- a CDS encoding phosphoglucomutase/phosphomannomutase family protein has protein sequence MSHTIRFGTDGWRGVIAEDYTFANVRCATQGYASYMIRHGKAGATFVIGHDKRFHSENFALAAAEVMAGNGLKVLLTDGATPTPVIAFSVVHHKAAGAINITASHNPPTDNGFKVRNEFGGAIDPEGLKEIESLIPEDESEVKRMPASEAEAKGLIQRFDPAPAYIEHLKELIDVEPIKQAGLKIVVDCMWGNGAGWFPRILSGGKTEIIEIHNERNPIFPEMKRPEPIPPNINVGLKKTVDSGADVLLITDGDADRVGVGDEKGNFINQLQVYALLALYLLEVRGERGAIVKTLSTTSMLEKLGKMYNIPVYETGVGFKYVAPKMLETNAMIGGEESGGYAFRGNVPERDGILAGLYILDMMVKLQRKPSELIDLLFSKVGPHFYDRIDRTFTGERSAREQAILAANPTTIGGLKVTGLNTTDGFKFSLEDGGWLLIRFSGTEPIMRVYCETTHKDRVPYILKDGLKIAGLE, from the coding sequence ATGTCGCATACTATCCGATTTGGAACTGACGGTTGGCGCGGAGTGATTGCTGAAGACTACACGTTTGCCAATGTGCGCTGTGCTACTCAAGGTTATGCTTCATACATGATTCGCCACGGAAAAGCGGGAGCAACCTTTGTCATCGGACACGATAAACGCTTTCATTCGGAGAATTTCGCTCTCGCTGCCGCTGAAGTCATGGCAGGCAATGGCTTGAAAGTCCTGCTTACAGATGGAGCTACCCCTACACCGGTCATCGCCTTTTCGGTTGTTCACCACAAAGCCGCCGGTGCTATCAACATCACCGCTTCCCATAACCCTCCAACCGATAATGGCTTCAAAGTCCGCAATGAATTTGGTGGCGCCATTGATCCGGAAGGTTTGAAAGAAATCGAATCCCTGATTCCCGAAGACGAGTCAGAGGTAAAACGCATGCCGGCATCAGAGGCAGAAGCCAAGGGACTGATTCAACGCTTTGACCCTGCCCCGGCTTATATTGAACATCTCAAAGAGCTGATTGATGTTGAACCCATCAAACAAGCCGGGTTGAAAATCGTGGTGGACTGCATGTGGGGCAATGGCGCTGGCTGGTTCCCTCGTATCCTCTCCGGTGGGAAAACCGAAATTATCGAAATTCACAACGAACGCAATCCCATCTTCCCGGAAATGAAACGCCCTGAGCCGATACCACCAAACATCAATGTAGGATTGAAGAAAACGGTTGATTCGGGTGCCGACGTTCTGCTCATTACCGATGGGGATGCAGACCGGGTCGGTGTCGGGGATGAAAAAGGCAACTTCATCAACCAGTTACAGGTGTATGCCCTGCTGGCGCTGTACCTGCTTGAAGTGCGTGGGGAACGCGGCGCCATCGTCAAGACACTCTCCACAACCAGCATGCTGGAAAAACTTGGGAAGATGTACAACATCCCTGTTTACGAAACCGGGGTGGGGTTTAAGTATGTAGCCCCCAAGATGCTCGAAACCAATGCCATGATCGGCGGTGAGGAATCGGGTGGTTACGCCTTCCGTGGGAATGTTCCAGAACGCGATGGCATCCTGGCTGGTTTGTACATTCTTGATATGATGGTCAAACTCCAGCGCAAACCCAGTGAACTGATTGATCTGCTTTTCAGTAAAGTAGGTCCACACTTCTACGATCGGATAGACCGCACCTTCACAGGTGAGCGCAGCGCTCGCGAACAAGCCATTTTAGCCGCCAATCCCACCACCATTGGCGGACTTAAAGTGACCGGCTTGAATACCACCGATGGGTTTAAATTTTCTCTGGAGGACGGCGGTTGGCTGCTGATCCGTTTCTCGGGCACAGAACCGATCATGCGGGTATATTGTGAGACTACCCACAAAGACCGCGTGCCTTACATCCTCAAGGATGGATTAAAAATTGCCGGGCTGGAGTGA
- a CDS encoding cysteine desulfurase family protein, with amino-acid sequence MTQKHFYLDYAATTPLDPAVLEKMLPYFSEQFGNPSSVHSWGQQAENALETARETVASCLSAEASEIVFTSCGTESDNLALRGVARAQRSLHGKHHILTTPVEHHAVSHTAFDLAKVEGFEVELLPVDSTGMVDPDEVARRIRKDTAIVSVIYANNEIGTINPIAEIGKICREKGVPFHTDAVQAAAHLRMDVQRDFVDLLSIGAHKFYGPKGVGALYIRKGIPIQAVQTGGKQENYLRAGTHNVPYIVGLAEALKIAQTEPEKRAQHFQSMRDSLIHEVLSRIPGSQLTGHPSRRLPNHASFVFDGVDGNALLMMLDVQGFACSSGSACKTGSPQPSEVLLVLGIPAKLALSSLRVTLGRDTTSEALSLFVEALERCVAQQRK; translated from the coding sequence ATGACCCAAAAGCATTTTTATCTGGATTACGCTGCAACAACGCCGCTTGACCCGGCGGTTTTGGAAAAAATGCTCCCCTATTTTTCCGAGCAGTTTGGAAATCCTTCTTCAGTTCATTCCTGGGGACAGCAGGCAGAGAATGCCCTTGAAACGGCTCGAGAAACGGTTGCGTCCTGTCTGAGTGCTGAAGCAAGCGAAATTGTCTTTACCAGTTGTGGCACAGAAAGTGATAATCTCGCGCTACGTGGTGTAGCCCGTGCGCAACGATCATTGCATGGTAAACATCATATCCTCACTACCCCTGTTGAGCACCATGCGGTATCTCATACAGCCTTTGATCTGGCAAAGGTTGAAGGATTTGAGGTAGAACTTTTACCGGTCGACTCTACGGGAATGGTTGATCCTGATGAGGTTGCCCGGCGGATTCGAAAAGATACCGCGATAGTTTCGGTGATTTACGCCAATAACGAAATTGGCACGATTAACCCCATTGCTGAGATTGGAAAAATTTGCCGTGAAAAAGGCGTGCCTTTTCATACCGATGCCGTTCAAGCCGCGGCGCACCTGAGAATGGATGTCCAGCGTGATTTTGTTGATTTGCTTTCCATTGGCGCGCATAAGTTTTATGGTCCCAAAGGCGTTGGAGCGCTCTATATCCGAAAGGGTATACCTATCCAGGCTGTTCAAACGGGCGGTAAGCAGGAAAATTATCTGCGCGCAGGTACTCACAATGTTCCATATATTGTGGGACTTGCAGAGGCGCTAAAAATTGCACAAACTGAACCTGAAAAACGTGCACAACATTTCCAATCCATGCGAGATTCTCTCATTCACGAGGTGCTTTCCCGGATTCCCGGTAGTCAATTGACGGGGCATCCCTCCCGACGTTTACCTAACCATGCCAGTTTTGTCTTTGATGGGGTGGATGGCAATGCCCTGTTGATGATGCTCGATGTGCAGGGGTTTGCTTGCTCTTCGGGTTCTGCATGCAAAACGGGCAGTCCTCAGCCTTCCGAAGTGTTGCTGGTTTTGGGCATTCCCGCAAAGTTGGCGCTCTCTTCCTTAAGGGTTACCCTGGGTCGCGATACTACCTCCGAAGCGCTCTCCCTGTTTGTTGAAGCGCTGGAGCGTTGTGTGGCTCAGCAGAGAAAGTGA
- the mnmA gene encoding tRNA 2-thiouridine(34) synthase MnmA gives MAIRDETVVVAMSGGVDSSVAAALLVEQGYRVIGMMLRLWSEEGKEDQNRCCTPDAMALARRVAAKLGIPFYAVDVREKFKEVVVSHFLEGYASGITPNPCLKCNRYIRWGVLHEYAQSLGATWFATGHYARLRRLESGEVQLLRGVDVEKDQSYVLSVLPQEQLRHTFFPVGEYHKPEVRELARRFGLPVANRADSQDLCFLAGGDYRDFLSRHAPEVSRPGVIVNRQGEILGEHQGLAFYTIGQRKGLGIAFPRPLYVLEKDVVRNRLVVGEEHELGRSTLIAERVNWISGQPPVSSIQVEVKIRYKAREAHGVVIPLTPDRVKVEFDHPLRDITPGQQCVFYQGEICLGGGTISTGME, from the coding sequence ATGGCTATCCGAGATGAGACGGTTGTGGTTGCCATGAGTGGAGGAGTGGATTCCTCCGTCGCTGCGGCATTGCTGGTTGAGCAGGGATACCGTGTGATTGGCATGATGCTTAGGCTCTGGTCAGAGGAAGGAAAAGAAGACCAGAATCGTTGCTGTACCCCCGATGCCATGGCGCTGGCGCGTAGAGTGGCTGCGAAGTTAGGCATTCCCTTTTATGCGGTGGACGTTCGTGAAAAGTTTAAAGAAGTAGTGGTATCCCATTTTTTGGAGGGATACGCTTCTGGAATTACCCCTAATCCCTGTTTAAAATGTAATCGCTATATCCGTTGGGGAGTATTACATGAATACGCTCAATCACTGGGAGCCACCTGGTTTGCCACCGGGCATTATGCCCGCCTGAGACGTCTTGAGTCTGGTGAGGTTCAACTTCTCCGCGGCGTGGATGTAGAAAAAGACCAGTCCTATGTCCTCAGCGTTTTACCCCAGGAACAACTTCGGCATACCTTCTTCCCCGTTGGGGAATACCACAAGCCGGAGGTGCGTGAATTAGCCAGACGTTTTGGATTGCCGGTAGCCAACCGAGCCGATAGTCAGGACTTGTGCTTTCTTGCAGGCGGGGATTACAGAGATTTCCTTTCCCGTCATGCGCCGGAGGTTTCCCGCCCGGGAGTGATTGTAAATCGGCAGGGCGAGATTCTGGGGGAACACCAGGGGCTGGCTTTTTACACCATTGGGCAACGCAAAGGACTGGGCATTGCGTTCCCGCGTCCCCTGTATGTGCTGGAAAAGGATGTAGTACGGAATCGCCTGGTAGTGGGCGAAGAGCATGAGTTAGGGCGAAGTACTCTGATTGCGGAGAGGGTGAACTGGATTTCTGGTCAACCCCCAGTATCCTCCATACAGGTTGAGGTGAAAATTCGTTACAAAGCCCGGGAGGCTCATGGAGTTGTGATACCATTAACACCGGATCGTGTGAAAGTCGAATTTGACCATCCTCTGAGGGACATTACCCCCGGACAGCAATGTGTGTTTTACCAGGGGGAGATTTGTCTCGGGGGAGGGACAATCTCAACCGGGATGGAGTGA
- a CDS encoding alpha/beta hydrolase family protein, producing the protein MFRIESLLSARLFVSPQVVGERLYFISNLSGHLSLYAMNYGGSVPEPLLPPNLALQNPHLLGGYPFYVFADLNKILVMLDNDGDENYQPMVIPLEGGYPEPVFTEALANSRVHLVHCDPRTHQVYFSAESRDSDLQTTYLANLATGEIESIAASLYGSYPLCYSDDHRRMILVDSYTQGDHVLYLWERGGNGLKLVYGKPMEQRQAGEDVPLNGINSGVFVNQDSGLLVSCAVFDDRYGPAYLDLNQPGQLVEMKVEGIAHSGDGEMVGIQHLKDDRYLVEYNIDGCSWLYEATVDFSSMTLRLQRPIVGNHPPFVDGMLASYLYDEESDRYAVSYSTATSPTQLYTIEGADRQTIVQHTRERVLGIDADLLSPGEDASLISFDGTRISARLYLPSPFLGYQGARPLVYYIHGGPQSQERPDFAWFSMPLIQFLTLNGFAVFVPNVRGSTGYGLSYTKQVDRDWGGKDRLDHVHALKVLAKDPRVDVKRAGVVGRSYGGYMTLTLAARHPELWSAAVDMFGPFDLITFLERIPPTWKPYFKLVLGDPVEDREFLVERSPKTYMDQIACPLLVIQGKNDPRVVEQESRDLVEYLRGKGKSVEYLMFENEGHDVLKYENRVRCYNAITDFFKRTLKP; encoded by the coding sequence ATGTTTCGCATCGAATCCCTTTTATCTGCAAGACTGTTTGTTTCTCCCCAGGTAGTGGGAGAGCGTTTGTACTTCATCTCCAACTTAAGCGGACATCTCAGTTTGTATGCCATGAACTATGGCGGGAGTGTTCCTGAACCTCTGCTTCCACCGAATCTTGCCCTGCAAAACCCCCATTTGCTGGGCGGGTATCCTTTTTATGTCTTTGCTGACCTGAACAAAATTCTGGTGATGCTGGACAACGATGGAGACGAGAATTACCAGCCCATGGTGATACCTCTGGAGGGCGGTTATCCTGAACCAGTGTTTACCGAGGCGCTGGCAAACAGCCGCGTGCATCTGGTGCATTGTGACCCCCGAACGCATCAGGTGTATTTCTCCGCCGAATCGCGAGATTCGGATTTGCAGACCACTTACCTAGCCAACCTGGCAACTGGCGAAATCGAGAGCATTGCCGCCAGCCTTTATGGTTCGTACCCATTATGTTATTCTGACGACCATCGCCGAATGATCCTTGTGGATAGTTATACTCAGGGAGACCATGTGCTGTACCTGTGGGAGCGCGGTGGCAATGGACTGAAATTGGTGTACGGCAAGCCGATGGAACAGCGCCAGGCCGGAGAGGACGTCCCTCTGAACGGCATTAATTCGGGCGTGTTTGTCAATCAGGATTCGGGATTGCTGGTCAGTTGTGCCGTGTTCGATGACCGCTACGGTCCGGCGTATCTGGACCTCAATCAACCCGGTCAACTTGTAGAAATGAAAGTAGAGGGTATTGCCCATTCCGGCGATGGGGAGATGGTAGGAATCCAGCATCTCAAGGACGACCGCTATCTGGTGGAGTACAATATCGATGGCTGTTCCTGGTTGTACGAAGCCACTGTCGATTTCTCATCCATGACTCTGCGCCTGCAGAGACCTATTGTGGGCAATCATCCCCCCTTTGTGGATGGCATGCTGGCGTCCTATCTCTATGATGAAGAGTCCGATCGGTATGCTGTCTCGTACTCCACCGCCACCTCGCCCACGCAACTGTACACCATTGAGGGTGCAGATCGCCAGACGATCGTTCAGCATACCCGCGAGCGGGTACTGGGAATTGATGCCGATTTGCTTTCCCCCGGAGAGGATGCCTCTTTAATTTCTTTCGACGGGACGCGGATTTCGGCTCGCCTGTATTTACCTTCGCCGTTTCTGGGGTACCAGGGAGCACGCCCCCTGGTGTACTACATCCATGGCGGACCGCAAAGCCAGGAACGCCCGGATTTTGCCTGGTTCTCCATGCCGCTCATCCAGTTCCTCACCCTGAATGGCTTTGCTGTGTTTGTCCCTAACGTGCGCGGAAGCACCGGCTATGGACTGTCATACACCAAACAGGTAGATCGCGATTGGGGTGGCAAAGACCGTCTGGATCACGTGCATGCCTTGAAAGTCCTGGCAAAGGACCCGCGCGTGGACGTCAAACGCGCCGGAGTGGTCGGACGCTCGTATGGTGGCTACATGACGCTGACCCTGGCGGCGCGCCATCCCGAACTGTGGTCTGCGGCAGTGGATATGTTTGGCCCCTTTGACCTGATTACTTTCCTGGAACGTATTCCGCCAACCTGGAAACCCTACTTTAAACTGGTCCTGGGCGATCCGGTGGAAGACCGCGAGTTCCTTGTGGAACGTTCTCCCAAAACCTACATGGATCAGATTGCCTGCCCTCTGCTGGTCATTCAGGGAAAGAACGATCCGCGCGTAGTTGAACAGGAGTCCCGCGACCTGGTGGAATACTTGCGAGGGAAAGGAAAATCGGTGGAGTACCTGATGTTTGAGAATGAAGGGCATGACGTTTTAAAGTACGAAAATCGTGTGCGCTGTTACAACGCCATCACCGATTTCTTCAAACGCACGCTTAAACCTTAA
- a CDS encoding tRNA (adenine-N1)-methyltransferase: MTEERPFLSGGEVAREGDLVQLVGTNHRHFIFRLRTGAEFQTHRGILYHDELIGKPYGSQVYSHIGTPFFMLQPSLADLLMNIRRNTQILYPKDIGYILVWMGIGPGARVIEAGTGSGALTMAFAYMVGETGKVYTYETRVEMFNLAQKNLAAVGLDSRVVFHLQHISEGFEETRADALFLDLPDPWNYLPQVKQALKPGGYFGSLLPTTNQVQTLLAELHRQGFAFINVSEILLRHYRPDPARFRPTDRMVAHTGFLIFARTVLHLPEDPKLRRELRFPLGDSVSEGVEDDDLAG, encoded by the coding sequence ATGACCGAAGAAAGACCTTTCTTATCCGGTGGTGAGGTTGCCCGCGAAGGTGATCTGGTCCAACTGGTGGGCACTAATCATCGTCATTTTATCTTTCGCTTGCGCACCGGAGCAGAGTTTCAAACCCACCGCGGAATTTTGTACCATGACGAACTGATTGGCAAGCCTTACGGCTCGCAGGTGTACAGCCATATCGGTACGCCGTTCTTCATGCTCCAGCCCTCGCTCGCCGATCTGCTGATGAACATCCGCCGGAACACGCAGATTCTCTACCCCAAAGACATCGGCTACATCCTGGTATGGATGGGGATTGGTCCGGGCGCGCGGGTGATTGAAGCCGGCACCGGCTCGGGAGCGTTGACCATGGCGTTCGCTTACATGGTGGGAGAAACCGGCAAAGTGTACACGTATGAGACTCGTGTGGAAATGTTCAACCTGGCGCAGAAGAACCTCGCCGCGGTAGGGCTGGATTCGCGGGTGGTATTCCATCTTCAGCATATCAGCGAAGGGTTTGAAGAAACCCGAGCGGATGCGCTCTTCCTCGACCTGCCTGACCCATGGAATTATCTGCCGCAGGTCAAGCAAGCCCTGAAACCAGGCGGTTACTTCGGCAGTTTACTGCCCACGACCAATCAGGTGCAGACATTGCTTGCCGAACTGCACCGTCAGGGCTTTGCGTTTATCAACGTCAGTGAGATTCTTTTGCGCCATTACCGTCCCGACCCTGCTCGTTTTCGTCCCACCGACCGCATGGTGGCGCATACCGGCTTCCTGATTTTTGCCCGCACCGTACTGCATTTGCCCGAAGACCCCAAACTGAGGCGCGAACTGCGCTTTCCTCTGGGAGACTCTGTTTCTGAAGGCGTGGAGGACGATGACCTTGCCGGTTAA
- a CDS encoding CoA pyrophosphatase, whose translation MTLPVKMSLSPEQIARALASPCPLEGMPVCQGKLTQAAVLIPLIRRAESWEVLFTRRTDSVENHKGQVAFPGGAVEEQDRTPEEAALREAWEEIGLPPESVQVLGRLPRLSTITGYCVTPVVGEIVQPVTFHPAPAEVSRVFQVPLVWLADHRNWEWRWYTRLNGTADWVIFYQPYEGETIWGVTAMILHSFLCAIGWMNPAPPPVNHS comes from the coding sequence ATGACCTTGCCGGTTAAGATGAGCCTTTCCCCGGAGCAGATTGCGCGGGCGCTGGCTTCTCCCTGTCCTTTGGAGGGGATGCCCGTTTGTCAGGGAAAACTGACCCAGGCGGCAGTGCTGATTCCCCTCATTCGCCGCGCAGAGTCCTGGGAGGTTTTGTTCACCCGCCGCACGGACTCGGTCGAGAATCACAAGGGACAGGTGGCTTTTCCCGGCGGCGCAGTGGAGGAACAGGATCGCACGCCGGAAGAGGCTGCCCTGCGGGAAGCCTGGGAAGAAATCGGCTTGCCGCCCGAAAGCGTGCAGGTGCTGGGCAGATTGCCGCGCCTCTCCACCATTACCGGATATTGCGTGACCCCTGTGGTGGGAGAAATTGTCCAGCCAGTGACCTTTCACCCTGCTCCCGCCGAGGTGAGCCGGGTGTTTCAGGTGCCTCTCGTCTGGCTAGCTGACCACCGCAACTGGGAATGGCGCTGGTACACCCGCCTGAACGGCACTGCCGACTGGGTGATTTTCTACCAGCCGTATGAGGGCGAAACCATCTGGGGGGTGACGGCAATGATTCTGCATTCCTTCCTGTGCGCCATCGGCTGGATGAACCCTGCGCCGCCACCCGTCAATCATTCCTGA
- a CDS encoding 50S ribosomal protein L25: MEKIVLQAQRRTLERTAKALRREGYLPAVMYGAHFPSTPILLDAHNAGLKLAKVSSSTLVYIELDGETHAALVREKQRDYIKNRLLHVDFQVVSLTEKIRTTVSLHFEGVSPAVKDYNGVVVTSLDEVEVEALPQDLPERIVVDLSKLARIGDTIHVRDLEVAKGVKVLNDPDEVVVVVSTTTEEVEAPAEGELSEPEVIERGKKEEEVE, from the coding sequence ATGGAAAAAATTGTTTTGCAAGCCCAGCGCCGCACGCTGGAGCGCACCGCCAAAGCCCTGCGCCGCGAAGGCTACCTGCCCGCGGTGATGTACGGGGCGCATTTCCCCTCCACGCCCATCCTGCTGGATGCCCACAACGCCGGTCTCAAACTGGCAAAGGTGTCCTCGTCCACACTGGTGTACATCGAACTGGACGGCGAAACCCATGCCGCACTGGTGCGGGAAAAACAGCGCGATTACATCAAGAACCGCCTCCTGCACGTGGATTTCCAGGTGGTCTCGCTGACCGAAAAGATTCGCACCACCGTGTCCCTGCACTTTGAAGGCGTCTCTCCCGCCGTCAAGGACTACAACGGTGTGGTGGTCACCAGCCTGGATGAGGTTGAGGTGGAAGCCCTGCCGCAGGATCTGCCAGAGCGTATCGTGGTGGATCTCTCCAAACTGGCGCGCATTGGCGACACCATTCACGTGCGCGATCTGGAAGTAGCCAAGGGCGTCAAGGTGCTGAACGACCCCGACGAGGTGGTTGTTGTGGTCTCCACCACCACCGAAGAGGTGGAAGCGCCCGCCGAAGGCGAATTGTCAGAACCGGAAGTCATCGAACGCGGCAAGAAAGAAGAAGAAGTCGAGTAA
- a CDS encoding FAD binding domain-containing protein, whose translation MLWKRYLFPNSLQEAVQALRDARGRALPVAGGTDLLLQIQQGHHPPVDTLLDVTRIPELTRLERQGEMLFIGAAVPVGRIAVSDLVRRHATALAEACGQIGGPQVRNVATLGGNVAHALPAADGMIALVALGAQAWIASPEGMRQAPILSLFRGPGVSALDLTCEILVGFSLPVVEQGAGSAFARVMRPQGVALPILNMAIWLRRESQQIAEARLTAGPAGPTPRRAEKIEAFLRGKSPQDEGVLETCKGLLRECFAFRTSPARATAEYRYHLSEVLLEKVLFTAWKRAEEGV comes from the coding sequence ATGCTGTGGAAACGATATCTCTTTCCCAATAGTCTGCAAGAGGCTGTCCAGGCCCTCCGCGATGCCCGGGGGCGCGCCCTGCCGGTTGCCGGAGGTACCGACCTTCTGCTGCAAATCCAGCAAGGGCATCATCCGCCGGTGGATACCCTGCTGGATGTCACCCGCATTCCCGAACTCACCCGCCTGGAACGTCAGGGGGAGATGCTCTTTATTGGCGCGGCAGTGCCGGTGGGGCGCATTGCCGTTTCCGACCTGGTGCGCCGCCATGCCACTGCCCTGGCAGAAGCCTGTGGACAGATTGGCGGTCCGCAGGTGCGCAACGTGGCGACTCTGGGGGGCAATGTGGCGCATGCCCTGCCTGCCGCCGATGGCATGATTGCGCTGGTGGCGCTGGGCGCGCAAGCCTGGATTGCCTCGCCGGAAGGCATGCGTCAGGCCCCCATCCTCAGCCTGTTCCGCGGGCCTGGCGTCAGCGCGCTGGATTTGACCTGTGAGATTCTGGTGGGCTTCAGCCTGCCGGTGGTCGAGCAGGGGGCTGGCTCGGCGTTTGCGCGGGTAATGCGTCCGCAGGGGGTGGCGCTGCCCATCCTTAACATGGCTATCTGGCTGAGACGTGAAAGCCAGCAGATTGCCGAGGCCCGTTTGACCGCCGGTCCTGCCGGCCCCACCCCGCGCCGGGCGGAGAAAATCGAAGCCTTCCTGCGTGGAAAATCTCCGCAGGATGAGGGAGTATTAGAGACCTGCAAGGGGCTGTTGCGGGAGTGCTTTGCTTTCCGCACCAGTCCGGCACGGGCAACCGCCGAATACCGTTACCATTTAAGTGAAGTCTTACTGGAAAAGGTTCTGTTCACCGCCTGGAAACGGGCAGAGGAAGGTGTTTAA